The Primulina huaijiensis isolate GDHJ02 chromosome 6, ASM1229523v2, whole genome shotgun sequence genomic sequence ATTTTTCTTATAAATAACACATGAATTTCCGAGTTGATGTTACACAAATTCTGAGCAAATCACCCAAAACTTAGAAGCAATATTTTGAGCCAAGAGTGGTCATTTTCGAGCAGCAGTACAACAGGAAGAAAATAGACCATGTCCAAGTGTCAACCAAAATTATTTTAGCAAATTACAATAAgtgtgttttttattttaagttttgataatCATTTTAAAACCAACCAGCATATATGTATGCATGAGTTTTGAAATCTGTATTTATGAAGCAATGAAAAttgtgaactaatggtaggatgAACATGCCTGATTCTTGTTATTCTTGATTTCTGCAACACCCTTAAAAGATTAAAATGTAAAGAGATTGATATCAGTTAGCTATGAAATTCATAATATGTTCAGTGAAATTCATAATATGTTGTGTGAATAAAATGACATTTGTTATTCCGAATATATGTTGTTTAtgttttgaatatatatatatatacacaagatTTCCATTGAAAATTATCTAAATGACTAGAAGGATTTCTTCCATTTACTTAGTGACAACAATATCACTCATCCACTCAAACCCCTGTCAGATAAGAATTTAAAAGAGATCGAATAAGATGAGCATATCCAGTTCTAGGGTTGTTGAAAAAGATTTAATAACTGCTTCTTATTAATTTTTGATTATGTTTTTCCGCTGCGTTTGTTAagtattatgttatttttatgtatatctTGTTTAAAATTTCCGCCCctgtaaaacaatattttcacATACACATAACAATGTCTGTCACTATGTCAGTATTTTCTGGTGCAACGTCAGTGCTCCGAAAAAAAGTCAGAAATTGAAAAATGTCCTAGTTAGCGGACTAAGACCATAAATTGaacattagaaaaaaaatgaaaagcaCAGTAAGTTAATagaactaaaaatataattatttttcacatATGTACCGacttatttttagaatttagatTTAGAATATGTGTCATTATAAATATTGAGGATTtacctggaaaaaaaaaaaacaaagaaaggaagaaaaaaaaagccgAGAATGGGTCCCCCTATACAATGCCAGTACTCACGCCCTCATTTAATTTCAACCCTTTTGATATCTTTCCGGTTTCATCTTTTGAAACCCTTTTACTCTGAACCTCTCTCTTACCATCCTTCATCAgcactatattttaaatatgcaaaataTGTATTTATGATGAGATATAgagataaattaaaaatacgAGTGACATTGATCGACAGATAAAGtattcaattatatttttgtacAGAATTTATATAATTAGATTAAAGACAATTTAATAAGGGCATAAAAATagtttattcattttttttttaaatttttcgttcatttttagcaactttatTAATTAATGCTTTGGATCTTGTTGGATATTTCAAGATGCCACCTTAACAGCCCATTAGGTATGCATATATTTAGCTGTATACATTTTTTTCCTGCTGACCCGAACTTTATTTTAGTTCTCTAAATTATCAAATCAAGATCTATACAATCTAATGATTATTCAATGATATAATAATAGGAAAAATTGtatttatgttattattatttttttcagtttgtgatttttgttttctaagttatcaaatttcaattttggtcattcatattaagatttttggaaattttagtcatttataATTGAAAGTGATGATGTGTGTAGTAGTCATTTGTAATTGAAAGTGCTGATGTGATACAACACACATCATCATCACGTcggaaaaaaactaaaaatgctaaaaacaaaTATAGTAGAATACGACTGAAATTTGACGATATAAACgattaaaattaccaaaaaaaaaaaagaaaaagaaaagacatTCGAGACAAAAAACAATTTTCtcgataatatatataaaatttataatgtaaCAAATAATCAACTCCTGACGATAGGTTAGATACGGAAGgggaaaagaaaataattattttttttggcaCAATAATTTAAGAACTTAAATGCATGTCATTTCATTTGTTTGTTTATGTAGGCTTTGAGAAATATGTTGTCCTTTAGAGATTACTTCGTATCTTTACTACAAAATTTGGAGATTTCCTATGGTTTTTGTTGGTGGAGTATTATTATATGGGGTATAATTTACGCCATGATgtagtaattaattatatgttcGAATAATTTACGATGTGAAATGATTGATTTATAACTTGTGGATTACCTTTGAGCTGGCCCCAAGAAGCAGCAAAATGGACTTCTTCGAGATTTCAGCAATGGGTCCAATTTATTTTACAGAAAGAATCATATAAAACAGTAATTTTTGGCAtcaactttattatttattatataacttGAATATTTCTGTGCTAAAAGTTGTTATAAATGCCTTGTTGACAGAAATGGAAATTGGTTGAGTAAACaactgaatattttattttgctcGATTTTGACATCTTTCAGATAGAGACCGCAAATCTCATTCTCACACTCAAAtcattttgattattattattaaaatataacaacCTGTAttttgcatttttgttgaaggaacattttttttcaattttttttatccgaGTGTTGACttgatatcagatatatcagcaATATTTAGCGTTACTCGGTGTTATTTCAACAATGCGATAAAAGGAAAaaactaaatttgaaaaaaaataaaaattagtggattaaaaacataaatcagtttGAAAAACTTATTTTGAGATACTCATGATGTATTggcatttgaaaattttgatgtaaaaaaTCTTCACCCACGATAAATAAATACAAGGCTTTGAAATTAATAatgacatatatatttattcaaaaataaataaaataatgagacaTATAGCAACTTAGTCAGCATATATAATTCATTAGCAACTTGCACTTAATATTAAACTCAAttggaattaataaattaaattttatgctCTGGATTGATTAtttaagggaaaaaaatatatttaaatcaaGGATTCAAGATCGTCAATTTAATCGGATTTAGAAGATCGAATGAATTGTTAAATAAGGCCGAcatcagaatatatattcccatAAGTGTCGTAACTAAGACCTACTAGGGTTATTTCCTGTGGGGCAAATCCTTTTTTGTTGTTTCTTGGTTTAATCAATTACACTTACACATACCTCATGTTATATCTACTCTTATAAATTGTCTTAAAATTGTTTAAAACTTTGAAGAATCTGTTATACTATTAGATTTTGCTGATTAGAAGTCAGACCGAATTAATTTTGACTAATTAGATGACCAAAACCAGACTAATTAAATTATAGAATCAGTTTCGATATTTTACTGAAAATCTTTTTTTCCCCTAAAAAACAATTATGAGAATGAGTTACACTTGGTGTGGGAGGGGTTCACATGCTCCTGCTTCAAGAAATTTATTTGCGAGACATACAATAATTAAGATTTGTACCCATTAATTAATTTGGACCCGTTCGGTATAAGTCCTATTACTATCTAACATTTTCCCACACCTTACACTGGCTTTAACTCTTGTGTATCCCCAATTATTTTGTTCATAACTCTATTCACATGCCTGTCCCATATATCAGTAAATTCAAATATATCgtgagaaaaaataaaaataaatgtacataatttcaatatttaatatgtcggttcgatcgctctaccaagcaggacAATTATTGTGCATCCAACAATcttcctcccaataattgcactcattACAATCAATGGCAATCGAACTCGCGATCTTGGctatgataccaattgtaggaccgagtgttTATCGCTTTATCAAAAGCTATAGTTGGTGATAATagtgtaactcaaatcttttaaaccgcacagcagttCAAGCACCACGATTCGATCACTCTACCAAACAAGTCATGAAAATTATTGCATTTTGGTACTTAATTATTAAATGGTATATATGTACTTGTCATAGCAATTAATTCCTTTATCCTCTCCTTTTCAAAAATGTGTTAAATGCTAGCAAAAAATTTATGAGACTCCGGTAAAGTTCGACGATACTAATTCTTTTTTTGTGCATACGGCATGATGAAATATGTGACTTGGCCGGGTCTCGATCATCGcattttgtatgaaaatttgTAATAATATAGAAATACTATTATCATTTTGTTGTGATTTGGCTGTCTTCAACATTTAAGCCTGGAATTAATACTCGCAGTAGATACATTTTTTAGAATTAGAAGCCAAACATCGATGATGTTTTTAATTAGGAATATTCAAACACATGTATTTCAAATGTTAGAACGATAAGTCGGATGATTATGCCCAGTTTTCTTATATGAACATTAGACATTGAATAAAATTTCTTttactaaacaaaaaaaaaaattagcccCAGCTtaaaaattctttctttaacGTAGCggaaacataaaaattcttcCTATTTCTGAATTAATCAATGACAAGATTTTTTCAAAAGagcaatattattatatatataatatatagtcacacacacacatacatatataaatgaCACACAGACATATAGCAGAAGTATTTTCATGAAAAAGGCCGTAAACTCCCAAGTTTGactgcacacacacacacacacacacacacacacacacgtgtaTATACTGCTGGCAGAATTTAATTTCTGCTATTTCATCTCTGGCTGTGGGCTTTCATTCTGATCTTACAATGATGAAGGATGCTGCAACAAATAGTTTGAAATAAATACGATGctttatcatatatatatatatatatatatatattatgtattgTTCAAGTCAACGTCAAAATTTGTGTATTAATACTGCAAGAAATTAATGAACAAAAAATGTAATTACGTCAAAATTTGTGTATCAATACTGCAAGAAATTAATGAacaaaaaatgaacaaaaaaatgtAGTTACGTCAAAATTTGTGTATTAATACTGCAAGAAATTAATGaacaaaaaaatgtaattaaTGTTTGAACATAATATAATCGCAATACCGCGATTATTCCAACGAACCATATGctcaatacacacacacacacacacaactatGAATCGAGATGTAATGGGAATTAAAATGATTCAAAATTGTGCTATAAATTATAAGTTTTACATCAGAAATTTAAAATCTTAGAGACGAGGCTGAGGTAGTACTACTGTTTCTTTGTATTTCTGGAAAATACTTAATTCTGTTTTTATCAGAAATACAAACAAATATCtccatatattttcaaatttcccatggaatcattatttaatatttaacttTCAtccaacataaatttaaaagttcGAAGATTTTATCATAACATCTatactatttttaaataatcttaaaaaaaaaatcaatggtTTAATAAATTCCGACATTTTCACAtttcagaaaaaaatattataaccaAAAATCTCCATATGTTTCAAAATTATTTCACAACTGTTACTCTTCGTTGCACATCAGATAAAACCTCGAATTAAACAATAGTCTACAAATCACACCGATAAAATATTAGGTTTCAAATCTTGGAAAATATCTCACACAAGAGAGAGGGGCTGTTTGGTACTTGGTTTTGAAAAACATATGGAGTATGGAGTAGTAGTGTAGAGGCCCCCCTACATATTTAATGCGCCCACCGTCTTGTGTGGTAAATGGAACTAATCTCTTTTCTTCATTAAATGCATGCCCAAACTTACTCTCCAATTTACGCCAGACTCGAAGAAAAGGGACCAGTGTTCTCAAAATGGGACCGAAATCACAAATTATGTGTTATTCCTCTAATTTGTtccccaaatttttttttttaattctctaATTTGTTGACAAACACAAATTAGAGAATTTTAGTTTTATaatgtttttatgaatttaacAAGTGTACCTATGTACGTAGGAACCATAAAACGAATAATATGTACGCGTCTTCTGTTCTCTGATGGAGTCTTATCatttttgattttttgtaaTGTCATTGTAAGATGTTAATGCTGACTTTTAGAAGTGTCTAAAATCGTACATTTATgtcttattgttattattatcaaATCAAGGACAAATTTAAATGCtcttaaaatcatttatattgACTATTATAAATATCTTTTATGCTTATTtataatgacaataaaaatgTCGATAAAGTTTATTTATAAAGTTAATTAACTAGACTATTGTGACATGTATAAATGTCTCATATGctaatttataataacattgAAAATTGTcactatttattatttataaggGCATTTTGAAATGTCTTTTATATAAAGTTTTCAAtcacatatataaatttttatgtattaGTTTTGTCACGCCTCCGAACCGAGATGAGTGTCACTGATGTTGCTATTAAATAtacatttggaaaaaaaaaaaaaaaagcttcaGAAATTACAAATTTCAGAAATTCGAAAACCAGTCTTTCATTCATAATACTAACATTACTTTGTCATCACAAATTCAAACTAATAACATAAGTCTAACGTAGCGAAATAAGATAATAGAAACTAAACAACAACATTGACATTAATGCTGAATTTTTTCTGCTGAAACTGACAGACTACTGAATTTATCAGTTGCTGAAATTGTTAGTTATCTTGAGTTCGGGTTCTCACAAGCACGATACTATCAATGATAATTCATGTATACAACAAATTAACATGAAAAAAACCAAACACTTTTATAGAAATCAAAATACTAATACATGATTGTCATTGACTCATATTTGTCTATAATTTCCTAATGACTATTTGGGCCAATATTACGAATAAAACACAATTGATAAACTTTTTACTTCTTAATGCCTATACACCAAAAAATAGTACCAGCCAACAACAaaatctaataaaataataaaaaaaaatcagcaaaCTTGTTTCTACAAGCCCATTCAACCAGCTTATCCATCGTAAAAATCCGATATCCAAAGCTTGTCACCTACAATAACAATTTAGATACTTGCAtaagtaaaataaaacaataaaaacacaaaaagaacaaatagataattaaaatgattgaatataatatcaaatgggTAACAAACTATCTTTATCCAAatgtatataataaaaatattcgtCAACTGCAAATACAATTGATATAtgtttaaacatgtaataatataataagcATATAAACAAAAACTTATTAAAATGTCGAATTTCACACCAGATGACAAGGCCAAACTATCAATCCTCCAAGTACATCCTCAAACCTTTGTAAAAGATAAGATCTAATAAAACTTTCTTCTCGTTTGAGGTTAACTTATACTTATATTTCACACAAATTTGGTCCCAACATTTGTTTAACTGATAAGTATTTGGATCCATACCATAGAGCACTTCTTTTGCCACAATTTTTGTTGAATCAAATGGACATTGATCAAGACTTAAGCTTCATTCTACATGAAAGTGCAACATATAAGATTTTGTTCAAAACAAATACTTTGGCAAGAAGAATCATAAACAAGAGAAGAAAACATGATGAGCAAATAACGTGGATCTGCATGATTTGTACTTGTAGTTGATGGTCGAGTAAAGATTGTATGTTGTCTTAGTTAGTGTAGGTACTTGAAGATTTGGATTGAATAGAACAACATCTTAGCATCCTGGAGTGGTAAAAAGTGTCTTCGAAGTCCAAAATTGGTTTGTGAAACATATTTGGATTGAAACTTTAATTCTAGTATATTTAGTCGTAATGCATTATATTTGAAAGATTCTGTTATACCATATCGAATGTAGAATCATGTGAAACATATCATATTTTACTGGCTCAACATGCCATAGAAAATGTCTCTGCACCTCTTTCACTCCCTTTTGCATTTCAACATACTTCTCATCAGGTATAGAcatcaatattttcttcaaATCCGGAATCTCCCGCTCTAAGACGAAAACGGCGAAGGATTCCcattccaagatttcaaaaaaTGGAGGAACGTAGTTATCAGATATAATGACGGGGACACAATCGAAGAAAATCGACTCCACAACACGAGGGCTATGCACAGCATAACCTCTGGCACATATACAATACTTACTGCTCTTCATGTATGTAGTATAGTTCCTATCACCTTTGACATGAGGTATTCGTCCTAGGATTCTCATGTCCGAATCGTTTCCCCAGTGTTCTAACAACGTTGGACGAACATTTCCATGCATGTAACCGGCAAAGAAGGCAAGAATTGGCCTTTTTAACGACGGTACGCCTCCAATATCATTTAGTGGATTCTTGGCTGATCGAACGTTTACCGTAGGGAGAGAAACGTCCTTGCCTAGGACAAAACCTGCTCTGATATCAGCATTGCAGAGTGCTCTTATGCAATTAAGCATTCGGCCTCTAGTTTCTGCAGGAGCCTGTGGTTTTCTCTTTTGGTCAGCTTTTATTAGTATATATGAAATAGAATTATTACAAGAGAGGTTTACCCAATCGTGGCAAGCAGCCAAGAAATGGTCTTCGCCATTTGTTCGGTTCCAAAAGGGGTGTTTCTGTATAAGCATCTCCACATAGTTCTTCATGAACTCTATTAGGTTGTCTCGACTGTGCGAATGCGGGACGTAAAGCGTTAACTCGAGCTGTCTTGAGCTAAAAGGTATGTAGAATAAATGAGCTTTTGCGGGATCTGTTGTGACAAATTTCTTATTGGATTCCAAGAGCTTCAAGAACCATCCCTCGGACGCGTATATCCCCTCGAGTATGGACTCGTGGAATATTGGTTTTTCCCCTTCCTTGTAGATGTAAACTCTCAGCATCTTATCCATCAACTCATAGCTCCTATATCCAAACCAGTATCAAATATAGAACGAAATAGATActttaattaacaaattaatcatACATTTTGAACTCAGAAGCGTGTCTATAGAGAGGCGCATAGAGCCCTGAATTATAATTCAATGGTGCGTTTTCTATCTCCGATTTTGCACGAAGAAGCTCCTCGTCAGACGATGAAAACATCCTAGGCATCTGCAGAAAAATTGAACAAAGAACAAAATATAACAAATCCATTAAAATTAAGTGCTACATCATATAGTTTGAACCTTACACACCTTTGGATTTCGGTTTGAGTGACTCTGCAGCAACAGCTCATTCATCTGAGATATTGAAACTGTATTTGTAGCATTTTTTGGACTTCCCTTACTCAAACTAGCACTAGACCTTGAAGAATTATGTGCTAAATTGTACTCGTTTACACCACCATTGGTACCACGAAAATTCCCCTTATTTCTACCTTCCATTGTATGATTCAAAATCTTAATACTATCTGCGGTGTTACCGACCACTGCAAGATTTCCGGTAGATGACAGGGATGACAAAACATTGCCATCTTGAAGCTCGAGAAACCGAAGCAGAACGAGTACTAAACCAAATGCCAATCCAAAAATCCATAACAAACGCCTGATTTCTACCGTACTCCAGCATAAAAATCTAGATCCTTGATCCATAGTCCTGGACATTCCCTTTTCGATAACAAAACTCGGGATGTTTTCTACACATTTACGGAAGCTTTAACTTCCAACCAATCCAGTGTTAGATCACACATTAACTAAACAATATCAAGCCCATTTACAGAAATCAGCTGAATCACGCAAACGATCCGATTGGTTTCTCAAGAGATAAATGGTACAAGTTACACTGCATGAGATTCAAATAGAGCTCAAATACCCACTTtccttttttcttgaattcattaaCGGCAATGCAGAACTGCAAAGACTAAGTGACACAGAGAGGACACCCTATCGTGCTTCAAGATGCGTTCTTGGAGTGACATATTCCAATGATAATCAAAATCTTGGGGCATAGCATGGAATGAGAACAAAGGTATCTTTTAGTCACAATTTTGGCAAAATCTACGGAGCCAATTTGGTACACAGATCataaattccaggtgatataaACTTTTTATCTTCATTTTCATTTCTATTTTGTAAGAAACTAAATATACATAAatcccacaaaaaaaaaaaaaagtagccAAAGCGATCTTGGATCCACGTTCGATCAATGCAGACTTTACTTTTAACATTTACATTGTATGTGCAGGAAAAAAGAGATGGAAAAAAATCAACATTAGCACCTCAAGAAAAAAAGCTATTAGATTGcatgcatgaatttttttttttttttttttttttNTATAGACGAGGCTTTGAACTTCCGCAATGAACCATTTTAGGAGTAATACGTAGATGTTAGAAATTTCCTCCCTCATTAATCCTATTATTGCACAATTAACCGCAGACTTTCCATTTATTTAGTTGCTCATTTTTTCAAGCCAGCGAAAGTTCAGATCTTGAACTAGTGGATATGATAGGAGACACAAGTCAAGAAAAGTAGGTAGAATTATTGAATGAAAACGAAGTTTGACGAGAAATCAATCACGCGTCGGTGCATATTAATACATTTGCGTTGGCTCGCCCTTTTGCTAGCTATAGTTTatcttttattaattttttttgaaaataatgaaaaatagtgAGAGCCCACCAGCGGTAGGACTTCTATTTAACATGAACATACGAGTtcaattcaaataataaaagaaaatcaCCAATAATTTTTGGGTTGAAGCAAGCATGATGGGTCTTTGGACACCCTTCACAATAATTATACTTGTTAACCTACGTTTCTACTGTTGCACATCTTCCCAGTTTAGGTATCAAGATTAGAGAAGAGATAAACTAAAgtggaaaatatatatatatatacctcaGCCAATTTATCGACACCAAAAGAATTTCGTACCTCCTCCCGATCTTTACAAACTTTCATCTGGGACCAAACTTCTATAACACAAAAATGTACATTTTTTACAGCTTCCAAAATCAGCGAGCACTATCTGTCATGTTCGGAATACTCTATTGTGCCATATTGAATGTAGTATCATGTTAAAAACATCATACTTCATCGGCCTAGAATGCCAAAGAAAATGCTGCTGCACCCGTTTAACCCTCTGCTGCATCAATCGATACCTTGTCTTCGAAATAGACAgaagtatattttttaaatttggtaTGTCCTTCTCCAAGACAAAAACAGCAAAGGATTCCCAGTTCAAAGTCTCAAAAAATGGTGGCACAAAATTATCAGATATGATCACCGGAACACACTCGTAGAAGATGGCTTCAACTACTCGGGGACTATTGACTTCATAGCCCTTGGCACATATGCAATATTTGCTGCTTTTCATGTACTGCACATAGGTCATCTCGCCTTTTGCTTTACGCAATGGACCGAAGATTTTCATGTCGGGATCTTTATTTTCCCAGTAATTTAACAAAATGGGACGGAGGTAACCGTGCATGCTACCAGCAAAGAAAGCAAGAATTCGTCTCTGAGAAAATGCTTTGCCTCCTAGTTGTCTGAGTGGATTCTGAGGTGACCGTACATATGTTTCAGGAAGAGAGACGTCTTTTCCGAATCGAAACCCTTCTTTGATATCACTGTTGCATAAAGATCTGATACAATTAGCCATGATATTCCAAGTCTCTGCTGGTGCCTGGAAACACAAATATTTAGTGTAACATTAAACATTCAACTAACTTCCAAACAGTAAATCTCGATTGCTATTGGTAACCCATATTTTGATGCTATTCTACATTaccaataataaaaattagttttagaATATATAATTACTAACACTGAACAATCCTTCCACAATTTCACCAATTTATAACTCAATGAATCAAACAAGACCTCAGATCTGATACCTACGAGCACTTGGTCCAGTATCGAAAACTATAGGTAATAACAATGGAGCAAGTTCCATCTGTTGAATGTACAACAAGCCAAAcactatattttaattataatgcCACGTTGATAACCAAATAGAACAGAGGAGGCAATTTTTATTATCCAACATGACTAATTAACTAATATAAGGAACGAACCCAATCATGGCAGGCGACGAGGAAATGGTCAGCTCCGTCTGTTCTATTCCAAGAGTCATACTTTGTCTTGACCGTGTTGACATAATCACTTAACCGTTGTATCAAATTCTTGCGATTATGAGAATTAGGTACATATAACGCTATCTCTAGCTCACGTGAACTGAATGGTAAGTAAAACAAGTGAGCTTTATTCAAGTTTTTTGTAAGGAGTCTTTTGTTTGACTTTAGCTGCTTCATAAACCATCCCTCAGATGCGTATATTCCTTTAAGAGGTGGCTGATGGAATATAGGCCGTTCTCCTTCAGCATAGACGTAAACCTTGAGAACCTGTTCCATCAATTCATAGCTCCTGCAAATGAAAAGTTGGATATATTTCAAAGAGCGTAATTCATAGAATTAGTCAAGCAACTATTGTGGAGGAATTTCCTCAAAGTTTTGCTGTATTCTGAAACTTCT encodes the following:
- the LOC140978710 gene encoding probable glycosyltransferase At3g07620 isoform X1 → MSRTMDQGSRFLCWSTVEIRRLLWIFGLAFGLVLVLLRFLELQDGNVLSSLSSTGNLAVVGNTADSIKILNHTMEGRNKGNFRGTNGGVNEYNLAHNSSRSSASLSKGSPKNATNTVSISQMNELLLQSHSNRNPKMPRMFSSSDEELLRAKSEIENAPLNYNSGLYAPLYRHASEFKMSYELMDKMLRVYIYKEGEKPIFHESILEGIYASEGWFLKLLESNKKFVTTDPAKAHLFYIPFSSRQLELTLYVPHSHSRDNLIEFMKNYVEMLIQKHPFWNRTNGEDHFLAACHDWVNLSCNNSISYILIKADQKRKPQAPAETRGRMLNCIRALCNADIRAGFVLGKDVSLPTVNVRSAKNPLNDIGGVPSLKRPILAFFAGYMHGNVRPTLLEHWGNDSDMRILGRIPHVKGDRNYTTYMKSSKYCICARGYAVHSPRVVESIFFDCVPVIISDNYVPPFFEILEWESFAVFVLEREIPDLKKILMSIPDEKYVEMQKGVKEVQRHFLWHVEPVKYDMFHMILHSIWYNRIFQI
- the LOC140978710 gene encoding probable glycosyltransferase At3g07620 isoform X2, whose amino-acid sequence is MSRTMDQGSRFLCWSTVEIRRLLWIFGLAFGLVLVLLRFLELQDGNVLSSLSSTGNLAVVGNTADSIKILNHTMEGRNKGNFRGTNGGVNEYNLAHNSSRSSASLSKGSPKNATNTVSISQMNELLLQSHSNRNPKMPRMFSSSDEELLRAKSEIENAPLNYNSGLYAPLYRHASEFKMSYELMDKMLRVYIYKEGEKPIFHESILEGIYASEGWFLKLLESNKKFVTTDPAKAHLFYIPFSSRQLELTLYVPHSHSRDNLIEFMKNYVEMLIQKHPFWNRTNGEDHFLAACHDWAPAETRGRMLNCIRALCNADIRAGFVLGKDVSLPTVNVRSAKNPLNDIGGVPSLKRPILAFFAGYMHGNVRPTLLEHWGNDSDMRILGRIPHVKGDRNYTTYMKSSKYCICARGYAVHSPRVVESIFFDCVPVIISDNYVPPFFEILEWESFAVFVLEREIPDLKKILMSIPDEKYVEMQKGVKEVQRHFLWHVEPVKYDMFHMILHSIWYNRIFQI
- the LOC140979880 gene encoding probable glycosyltransferase At5g03795; amino-acid sequence: MGIEFGYMSLVRVKSVLLMAGVTFALVLFAQLFELQDFKSLSSLFSAGKIEVGQDSFIYHNSSRNSTYHSVLDAANVNVADLVSTDTEASDEIVSRVLNAKGDSEPENIKKFGDTLDDDLDPEDEFPSNDFLELNNNTKVLGVIEDNSLKQENPPEFELQVSNYTSDSDFSPKNDIVMGPGASPPPNLQFFSTSPENLETNSRNDVNSSALSTSTMGKDAEDMLTKNESPKILDLSNLVNDSSVSSIPATKERVKEPKRMVVPISKMNDMLLSGYASYKAVKPRWSSAVDQELRNAKSMIENAATIEKDSHFDVSLYRNFSAFKRSYELMEQVLKVYVYAEGERPIFHQPPLKGIYASEGWFMKQLKSNKRLLTKNLNKAHLFYLPFSSRELEIALYVPNSHNRKNLIQRLSDYVNTVKTKYDSWNRTDGADHFLVACHDWAPAETWNIMANCIRSLCNSDIKEGFRFGKDVSLPETYVRSPQNPLRQLGGKAFSQRRILAFFAGSMHGYLRPILLNYWENKDPDMKIFGPLRKAKGEMTYVQYMKSSKYCICAKGYEVNSPRVVEAIFYECVPVIISDNFVPPFFETLNWESFAVFVLEKDIPNLKNILLSISKTRYRLMQQRVKRVQQHFLWHSRPMKYDVFNMILHSIWHNRVFRT